The following proteins are encoded in a genomic region of Thiomicrospira sp. R3:
- a CDS encoding 50S ribosomal protein L25/general stress protein Ctc: MSEVWTAEVRGAEGKGASRRLRHAGKIPAIIYGAEKDAISVTFDGNFVKKALVNIDAYNTVLTVDVEGGKQERVVIKDMQRHPARENVMHLDLQRVTDDSRITKYIPIKFVGAAKAPGVKLGGIMTYFQKTVEVRCAAASLPKAIEIDVSTMEAGENLRLSDLTMPEGVQVVALLHGNSDYDQAVVGIDKVRR; the protein is encoded by the coding sequence ATGAGTGAAGTTTGGACAGCAGAAGTCCGTGGGGCAGAGGGGAAAGGTGCGAGCCGCCGCCTTCGTCATGCGGGTAAAATACCGGCAATTATTTACGGTGCAGAGAAAGATGCAATTTCGGTAACCTTTGACGGTAACTTTGTTAAAAAAGCCTTGGTAAATATTGATGCTTACAACACGGTTTTAACTGTCGATGTTGAAGGTGGTAAACAAGAGCGTGTTGTTATTAAGGACATGCAACGTCATCCAGCTCGCGAGAACGTAATGCACCTAGACCTACAGCGTGTGACCGATGATTCACGTATCACCAAATACATCCCAATTAAGTTTGTTGGTGCCGCTAAAGCACCGGGTGTTAAGTTGGGTGGTATTATGACTTATTTCCAGAAAACTGTAGAGGTACGTTGTGCTGCTGCTAGCCTGCCTAAAGCCATCGAAATTGATGTGTCAACCATGGAAGCAGGTGAAAACCTACGTCTATCAGATTTGACAATGCCAGAAGGTGTGCAGGTTGTAGCATTGTTGCATGGTAACTCTGATTATGACCAAGCTGTGGTCGGTATCGATAAAGTAAGACGCTAA
- the pth gene encoding aminoacyl-tRNA hydrolase yields the protein MSSVQLIVGLGNPGEQYEQTRHNAGFWFVEELARQHQVVFRPETKFFGEVAKIQLSNSQAWLLKPATFMNRSGQAISALAKFYRIQPEQILVAHDELDLPVGAAKLKTGGGHGGHNGLRDTIAALSTPNFHRLRLGIDHPGDRHQVVNYVLKAPSKTERELIDEAIYQASRVLPEILAADWAKAMNQLHTKQVK from the coding sequence ATGTCATCTGTTCAACTGATTGTCGGTCTGGGAAATCCAGGCGAACAATATGAGCAGACCCGACATAACGCGGGTTTTTGGTTTGTGGAGGAATTAGCGCGCCAACATCAAGTGGTATTTCGTCCAGAAACCAAATTTTTTGGTGAAGTAGCTAAAATTCAGCTCAGCAATAGCCAGGCCTGGTTACTTAAACCCGCAACATTTATGAATCGTTCAGGGCAGGCTATTTCTGCTTTGGCTAAGTTTTATCGTATTCAGCCTGAACAGATATTGGTTGCGCATGATGAGCTGGATTTGCCTGTTGGTGCGGCCAAGCTTAAAACAGGCGGCGGTCATGGCGGTCATAATGGGTTAAGGGATACCATCGCGGCCTTAAGTACCCCGAATTTTCATCGTTTGCGCCTGGGTATTGACCACCCAGGTGATCGTCATCAGGTGGTTAATTATGTGCTCAAAGCACCTTCTAAAACCGAGCGCGAGTTGATTGACGAGGCTATCTACCAGGCTTCCCGTGTTTTGCCCGAAATCTTAGCCGCTGATTGGGCGAAAGCGATGAATCAGCTGCACACAAAGCAGGTTAAGTAA
- the ychF gene encoding redox-regulated ATPase YchF: protein MGIKCGIVGLPNVGKSTLFNALTNAGIEAQNYPFCTIEPNVGIVPVPDYRQDKLAEIVKPQRVMSATMEFVDIAGLVEGASKGEGLGNKFLATIRETDAIAQVVRCFENDDIVHVSGKISPLDDIEVINTELVLADMESIDKAIQKVQKVAKSGNKESVARLAVLQKVSAEIADGKLVRNVELTPEEKAELYDLHLLTIKPMMYIANVNEDGFENNSLLDAVEKLAQEQGAVVVPVCAAIESEIAELDDGDKLDFLQGMGLEEPGLNRVIRAGYSLLGLQTYFTAGVQEVRAWTIKVGATAPQAAGVIHTDFEKGFIRAEVTAYEDYVKYNGEQGAKEVGKLRLEGKEYIVQDGDVMHFRFNV from the coding sequence ATGGGAATTAAATGTGGCATCGTTGGTTTGCCTAATGTTGGAAAATCCACCCTGTTTAATGCATTAACCAATGCAGGTATCGAAGCACAGAACTATCCTTTTTGTACGATTGAACCGAATGTGGGTATCGTGCCGGTTCCTGATTACCGTCAAGATAAGTTAGCCGAAATTGTTAAGCCTCAGCGTGTTATGTCGGCGACGATGGAGTTTGTCGATATAGCAGGCCTGGTTGAAGGCGCATCCAAGGGTGAAGGCTTAGGCAATAAGTTTTTAGCCACGATTCGCGAAACCGATGCGATTGCTCAGGTGGTGCGTTGTTTTGAAAATGATGACATTGTTCATGTGTCTGGCAAGATATCGCCGTTAGATGACATTGAGGTGATTAACACGGAGTTGGTGTTAGCAGATATGGAGTCAATTGATAAAGCGATTCAGAAGGTGCAGAAGGTCGCTAAAAGCGGTAACAAAGAATCGGTGGCGCGTTTAGCGGTGCTGCAAAAGGTGTCGGCTGAAATTGCGGATGGCAAGCTGGTGCGTAATGTGGAATTAACACCAGAAGAAAAGGCTGAGCTGTATGATCTTCATTTGCTCACGATTAAGCCAATGATGTACATCGCCAATGTCAACGAAGATGGTTTTGAAAATAATTCTTTGCTGGATGCCGTTGAGAAGTTGGCTCAAGAGCAGGGGGCCGTGGTGGTGCCAGTGTGTGCGGCGATTGAATCTGAAATTGCCGAGTTGGACGATGGGGATAAGCTGGACTTCTTGCAGGGTATGGGTTTAGAAGAGCCTGGTTTGAATCGCGTGATCCGTGCAGGCTATAGTCTGTTAGGTTTGCAAACCTACTTCACTGCGGGCGTACAGGAGGTACGCGCTTGGACAATTAAGGTCGGTGCTACAGCACCCCAGGCCGCAGGCGTGATCCATACTGATTTCGAAAAAGGCTTTATCCGCGCGGAAGTTACCGCCTATGAAGACTATGTAAAATACAACGGTGAGCAGGGCGCGAAAGAAGTGGGTAAGTTGCGCCTAGAAGGTAAAGAATACATTGTTCAAGATGGTGATGTGATGCATTTTCGCTTTAACGTCTAG
- a CDS encoding GNAT family N-acetyltransferase, with protein sequence MISFTLLDAGDKYPLKHFIKQQKLTQPQQSERVYIAKQQNKLIGMARIIPFDNQAWLRGLYIDPNQRQKGYGANLVRFLLTQLNEDCIGFIQPELISFYQRLGFYPLCADQIRPKLKDKYQQYLKSKPHLSAWGYSLALKNKARR encoded by the coding sequence ATGATTTCTTTCACATTATTAGACGCGGGTGATAAATACCCACTCAAACACTTTATTAAGCAGCAAAAGCTAACGCAACCACAACAAAGTGAGCGAGTATATATCGCAAAGCAACAAAACAAACTTATAGGCATGGCCAGAATCATCCCATTTGACAACCAGGCCTGGTTGCGCGGACTGTATATTGATCCGAACCAACGGCAAAAAGGCTATGGCGCTAATTTGGTTCGGTTTTTACTGACACAATTGAATGAGGATTGCATCGGGTTTATACAACCTGAGCTAATCTCGTTTTATCAGCGACTTGGATTTTATCCGCTGTGCGCAGATCAAATTAGACCTAAACTTAAAGACAAATACCAACAGTACCTCAAAAGCAAACCACACTTGTCTGCCTGGGGTTATAGCCTAGCCTTAAAAAACAAAGCTAGACGTTAA
- a CDS encoding tRNA-uridine aminocarboxypropyltransferase: MSYPKSKRPQCAVCQRPVKTCICHLVARIATPIELAILQHPSEVGHPKGTAWLAHQCLVGSQLFVGEQLEDLPALEAWLAQGDAYLLYPMQAGDLVESIFASALLPRVSSELAKARVLVLDGTWRKTYKLLQSNPTLQRLPRITLRQPFSSGYHIRQARREDSLSTLESIYCLLREIDVKGDYAALINSFEGFVGLYQGFIQK, translated from the coding sequence ATGTCCTATCCTAAATCCAAGCGCCCTCAATGTGCAGTTTGTCAGCGACCCGTTAAAACTTGCATTTGTCATTTAGTAGCTCGAATAGCTACGCCAATTGAGCTGGCTATATTACAACACCCAAGTGAAGTTGGGCACCCTAAAGGTACGGCATGGTTGGCACATCAATGTTTGGTAGGGAGTCAGCTATTTGTTGGGGAACAGCTTGAAGACCTACCTGCTTTAGAAGCTTGGTTAGCTCAGGGTGATGCTTATTTACTCTATCCCATGCAAGCGGGTGACCTTGTTGAATCAATTTTTGCAAGTGCTTTATTGCCTCGAGTATCAAGTGAGCTAGCTAAGGCTAGGGTTTTAGTGTTAGATGGTACTTGGCGTAAAACCTATAAACTTTTGCAGTCTAACCCGACCTTACAGCGATTGCCTCGTATAACACTGCGCCAACCCTTTTCTTCAGGTTATCATATACGACAAGCACGGCGTGAGGATAGCTTGTCTACGCTGGAGTCGATCTATTGCCTGTTAAGGGAAATAGATGTTAAGGGTGATTATGCCGCATTGATCAACAGTTTTGAGGGATTTGTAGGCTTGTACCAAGGCTTTATCCAAAAATAA
- a CDS encoding Rne/Rng family ribonuclease codes for MKRMLINATQAEELRVALVDGQALYDLDIETPQQKKKKANIYKGLVTRIEPSLEAAFVDYGADRHGFLPFKEVAEEYYPNGQPDNNLSINQVLKEGQEIIIQVQKEERGNKGAALTTQITLAGPYVVMMPNNPKAGGISRRIDGDDRSSLRDTLKSIDIPDSMGLIVRTAGVDKSQEELQWGINYLIQLWDAIKQTATEKSAPFLIHQESDIVTLAIRDYLRQDIGEILIDDMDTFYRARDFIQQVMPQHVNKVKPYQDKIPLFTRFQIESQIESAYQREVVLPSGGVIVIDITEALTAIDINSSRSTKGGDIEETAFHTNMEAATEIARQLRLRDLGGLVVIDFIDMHSSRHQRELENQMRDAVKSDRARVQIGKISRFGLLEMSRQRLRPSIEESSQIVCPRCKGVGVIRGIESLALSLLRLLEEEAMKEGTRRITVQLPVDVATFLLNEKRAQIIKTEDRYHLHILIVPNEHLETPQYIIERSRVGENDAIETSYQVKTVIEKELPNFETTKHNKEEPALKNTLPLTPPPVPVSTNVQAVSEPGLLVKLWNWLFKQPEDTKQAPQTKKRDEETDHTSRKGNNSRRRGNGRRRGNEDQQNTNEAPRAEAKKPDSRAPRPEARNEPRTDRNDQRSERNDNRESRREPAKSKPDNKQPVNLKQETKPVEQPETVNKSVINKSDSTDKAESTQTNTNEQREPRRRRSRYNSRSSLNRRRAPRDAESMSIAGIANDFENNAAPTPSPAQVESFSSQSETRNN; via the coding sequence ATGAAAAGAATGCTCATAAATGCTACCCAAGCCGAAGAGTTACGGGTCGCGCTGGTTGATGGCCAAGCACTTTACGACCTAGACATAGAAACCCCACAACAAAAAAAGAAAAAAGCAAATATTTATAAAGGCTTAGTAACTCGTATTGAGCCAAGCCTAGAAGCTGCGTTCGTTGACTATGGTGCGGACCGCCACGGTTTTCTACCGTTTAAAGAAGTGGCTGAAGAGTATTACCCAAATGGTCAACCTGACAATAACCTCTCTATTAACCAAGTTTTAAAAGAAGGCCAAGAAATTATTATCCAAGTTCAAAAAGAAGAACGTGGAAACAAAGGGGCGGCACTCACAACACAAATAACCTTAGCCGGGCCATACGTGGTTATGATGCCCAACAACCCCAAAGCAGGCGGCATTTCTCGCCGGATAGATGGCGATGATCGTAGCAGCCTTCGCGATACACTTAAAAGTATTGATATCCCAGATAGTATGGGACTCATTGTTAGAACCGCTGGCGTGGATAAAAGCCAAGAAGAACTGCAGTGGGGCATCAACTACCTCATTCAGCTTTGGGATGCAATTAAACAAACCGCGACTGAAAAGTCAGCGCCTTTCCTAATTCACCAAGAGTCCGACATCGTCACCTTAGCTATTCGTGATTATTTACGTCAAGATATTGGCGAAATACTCATTGATGACATGGACACCTTTTACCGTGCTCGCGACTTTATTCAACAGGTCATGCCCCAGCACGTCAACAAGGTTAAACCTTATCAGGATAAGATCCCTCTTTTTACGCGTTTTCAAATTGAATCTCAAATTGAGTCCGCCTACCAACGCGAAGTGGTATTACCGTCTGGTGGCGTGATTGTAATTGACATTACAGAAGCACTAACTGCAATTGATATTAACTCTAGCCGCTCAACCAAAGGTGGAGACATAGAAGAAACCGCTTTTCACACCAATATGGAAGCTGCCACTGAAATCGCTCGCCAACTTCGTTTGAGAGACTTAGGTGGTTTAGTTGTTATTGATTTTATCGACATGCACTCCTCACGCCATCAACGTGAGCTAGAAAATCAAATGCGTGATGCGGTTAAATCTGATCGCGCACGTGTTCAAATAGGTAAGATTTCACGCTTTGGTCTATTAGAAATGTCTCGCCAACGCTTACGCCCTTCGATTGAAGAGTCCAGCCAAATTGTTTGCCCACGCTGCAAAGGCGTAGGCGTGATTCGCGGCATAGAATCCTTGGCTTTGTCATTACTTCGCTTGCTCGAAGAAGAGGCCATGAAAGAGGGGACACGCCGAATTACTGTGCAACTTCCTGTAGATGTAGCCACCTTCTTACTAAACGAAAAACGTGCTCAAATTATTAAGACCGAAGACCGCTACCATCTTCATATTTTAATTGTACCTAATGAACACCTAGAAACGCCACAATACATCATTGAGCGCTCACGTGTGGGTGAAAATGATGCCATTGAAACCAGCTATCAGGTAAAAACAGTTATTGAAAAAGAATTACCGAACTTTGAAACAACCAAGCACAATAAAGAAGAGCCGGCATTAAAAAATACCTTACCTTTGACCCCTCCTCCCGTTCCGGTCAGCACAAATGTTCAAGCTGTCAGTGAACCTGGCTTGTTAGTAAAACTGTGGAATTGGTTATTCAAACAACCTGAAGACACAAAACAAGCACCTCAAACTAAAAAACGTGATGAGGAAACTGATCACACCAGTCGAAAAGGCAATAATAGTCGCCGCCGCGGAAATGGTCGCCGTCGCGGTAACGAAGATCAACAAAATACTAATGAAGCACCTAGAGCTGAAGCAAAAAAACCTGATTCAAGAGCACCACGTCCTGAAGCACGAAATGAACCGCGAACTGATCGGAATGACCAACGCTCTGAACGCAATGATAATCGGGAATCAAGACGCGAGCCAGCAAAGTCAAAACCTGACAATAAGCAACCCGTAAACTTAAAACAAGAAACCAAACCCGTCGAACAACCTGAAACAGTCAACAAATCGGTGATCAATAAGTCAGATTCAACGGATAAAGCCGAGTCAACGCAAACCAACACTAATGAACAGCGTGAACCACGTCGCCGGAGAAGTCGCTACAATAGCCGTAGCTCACTAAATCGTCGTCGCGCGCCACGCGATGCTGAATCAATGAGTATCGCCGGCATAGCAAATGATTTTGAGAACAACGCCGCACCGACTCCATCTCCAGCTCAAGTGGAGTCTTTTAGCAGCCAATCAGAAACACGCAATAACTAA
- a CDS encoding RluA family pseudouridine synthase gives MSNVKFLEVGSEEVGQRLDNFLLKHLRKVPKMLVYRIIRKGEVRVNKGRAQPSRRLELGDIVRVPPVAMAEVGETVIPPKAQMDKIESLILYEDNDLLVINKPSGMAVHGGSGVSWGLVELVRNLREDARRVELVHRLDRDTSGAIILAKKMSVLRNLHEQIRQDQVEKRYLTLVAGQWPKGKQKVDLPLIKNTLRSGERMVDVSPDGKACLSYFFIQQQFAQVALMEVRLVTGRTHQIRVHARAQGCPVVGDDKYGFDEINKQFKALGMARLALHAKRLVFTHPLTNKQIEIEAPLFNDFTRTIKTLEQASGK, from the coding sequence ATGTCAAATGTTAAGTTTTTAGAGGTAGGTTCTGAGGAAGTTGGTCAGCGCTTAGATAATTTTTTATTGAAGCATCTGCGTAAAGTGCCGAAAATGCTTGTTTACAGAATAATTCGCAAAGGCGAGGTTCGTGTGAACAAAGGGCGCGCTCAGCCTAGTCGTCGTTTAGAGTTAGGTGATATTGTACGTGTGCCTCCCGTTGCGATGGCTGAAGTGGGTGAAACGGTGATTCCTCCTAAAGCGCAAATGGATAAGATTGAAAGCCTGATTCTGTATGAGGATAATGACTTATTGGTCATTAATAAGCCTTCGGGTATGGCTGTGCATGGGGGGAGTGGGGTAAGCTGGGGTTTGGTTGAGCTAGTACGGAATTTACGTGAAGATGCGCGACGTGTTGAGCTGGTGCATCGGCTGGATCGCGATACATCGGGTGCTATTATTTTGGCAAAAAAAATGTCAGTTTTACGAAATTTGCATGAACAGATTCGTCAGGATCAGGTTGAAAAGCGTTACCTAACTCTGGTTGCAGGTCAGTGGCCGAAGGGGAAGCAAAAAGTTGATTTACCATTAATTAAGAATACTTTACGCTCTGGTGAGCGGATGGTGGATGTGTCGCCTGATGGCAAAGCCTGTTTAAGTTATTTTTTTATCCAGCAGCAGTTTGCCCAGGTCGCCTTAATGGAGGTTAGGCTGGTAACGGGACGTACTCATCAAATTCGCGTTCATGCTCGTGCGCAGGGTTGTCCTGTTGTTGGTGATGATAAGTATGGGTTTGATGAAATTAACAAGCAATTTAAAGCGTTGGGCATGGCGCGCTTAGCCTTGCATGCGAAGCGTTTGGTCTTTACACATCCTTTAACTAATAAACAGATTGAGATTGAGGCCCCGTTATTTAACGACTTTACACGAACGATAAAAACATTGGAGCAGGCAAGTGGCAAGTAG
- a CDS encoding HAD-IA family hydrolase: MASRFKVVIFDWDGTLMNSEARIVSAIQVAAKRCGLPVLSAHQSKQIIGLSLDRAIGQLYPQAKSSQVAEMAKAYTQHFLYESEVEMQAYEGAVELLVSLRQAGYLLAVATGKSRKGLDLVLQKSGFGEYFDITRTPIESASKPDPLMLNQILMHLSLKADQALMVGDTTFDMQMAQSIAMPRVAMSHGVHELERLQTFKPLASFDHLNELQAWLLED; encoded by the coding sequence GTGGCAAGTAGGTTTAAGGTAGTTATTTTTGATTGGGATGGTACTTTGATGAACTCAGAAGCCCGTATTGTCTCAGCGATTCAAGTCGCAGCCAAACGTTGTGGTTTGCCGGTTCTAAGCGCGCATCAATCTAAGCAAATAATTGGTTTAAGTTTAGACAGGGCAATAGGTCAGCTATACCCACAGGCGAAATCGAGCCAGGTAGCAGAAATGGCAAAAGCTTATACTCAGCATTTTTTGTATGAGTCTGAGGTTGAAATGCAGGCATACGAAGGTGCGGTTGAGCTGCTTGTTTCATTAAGGCAAGCGGGATATTTGTTGGCAGTAGCAACGGGAAAGAGTCGTAAGGGTTTGGATTTGGTGTTACAGAAGTCAGGATTTGGTGAATATTTTGATATTACACGTACGCCCATTGAGTCGGCCTCAAAGCCTGATCCGCTAATGCTAAACCAGATACTAATGCACTTAAGTTTAAAAGCGGATCAAGCGCTAATGGTGGGTGATACTACCTTTGATATGCAAATGGCGCAATCAATAGCGATGCCCAGGGTGGCAATGAGTCATGGTGTGCATGAACTTGAGCGTTTGCAGACCTTTAAGCCACTGGCTAGTTTTGATCACCTTAATGAGCTGCAGGCCTGGTTATTGGAAGATTAA
- a CDS encoding nucleoside triphosphate pyrophosphatase: MMTSNIPIILASSSRFRQQLLHKLGIEFNSLAPQIDESRQPNESIEQMVARLSLSKAQAVSSGHPNAIIIASDQTASLNGKALGKAGNYQAAFDQLKAQSGQCIKFYTGLVVYNPIEKIYLNAMDTTLVTFRQLSDTQIHNYLMAEKPYDCAGSFKSEGLGVCLLERIETLDPNALIGLPLIQLTNLLGQLGINLPITRPAAH, encoded by the coding sequence ATGATGACAAGTAATATACCTATTATCCTTGCTTCTAGCTCCCGATTTCGTCAACAACTTTTGCATAAATTGGGTATAGAATTTAATAGCTTAGCACCCCAAATCGACGAATCAAGACAGCCGAATGAATCGATTGAGCAAATGGTAGCCAGGTTATCACTTAGCAAAGCACAAGCGGTGAGCTCAGGCCATCCAAATGCCATTATCATTGCCTCTGATCAAACAGCTAGTTTAAACGGAAAAGCATTAGGAAAAGCAGGCAACTATCAAGCTGCTTTTGACCAGCTCAAAGCCCAATCAGGCCAATGCATTAAGTTTTATACGGGCCTTGTTGTTTACAATCCCATTGAAAAAATCTACTTAAATGCGATGGATACCACCCTTGTTACTTTTCGCCAACTTAGCGATACGCAGATTCACAACTACCTAATGGCTGAAAAACCTTATGACTGTGCGGGTAGCTTTAAATCAGAAGGATTAGGTGTTTGCCTATTAGAACGTATCGAAACACTCGACCCTAATGCGTTAATTGGTTTGCCACTTATTCAACTTACCAACCTACTTGGGCAGTTAGGCATTAATCTTCCAATAACCAGGCCTGCAGCTCATTAA